One Exiguobacterium sibiricum 7-3 genomic window carries:
- a CDS encoding SH3 domain-containing protein, producing MKKSLSAVIAATVFLSGVPSVSILENAPGQVRKVEAATFKQFKGTSTADLNVRSGPSTKYKKLGLLKKNTAVTVTGSKDDWYKISYKGKTAYVSAKYIRKNESVSMFKQFSVTTTEALNVRQSRSVSSKKLGQLAKGIKVTVIGSKSGWYTIKYKGKTGYISSKYTKKTSTTLKVQYYASVISTKAYVRTGASTKYKAVGTLKKGTKVGVYGTSNGFSKILFQKSYHFIKSSDIKKAVISSKPTVPSKPTTPPKDTSDKPSNVSGYELQTGSYALALKFDEVNKVKISNSFSYETKVKETKAIADALGAKSNGSVINLVNTVDGFESLDDVKVAYDFAYGSQKFKMYYSSGRDLRIKESKYIMKIMLKPYLPNGYESVVNKYFDGQYYGGDGYGPYEVDGYKVTFNAGSIRFEK from the coding sequence ATGAAAAAGAGTTTATCAGCAGTGATCGCAGCTACAGTATTTTTATCTGGAGTACCTAGTGTAAGCATTCTCGAGAATGCTCCTGGCCAAGTACGAAAAGTAGAAGCAGCTACTTTCAAACAGTTTAAAGGTACGTCTACTGCAGATTTAAATGTACGGAGTGGCCCAAGCACGAAATATAAGAAATTAGGTCTTCTTAAAAAAAATACTGCAGTTACGGTAACTGGAAGTAAAGATGACTGGTATAAGATCTCGTATAAGGGAAAAACTGCATACGTTTCAGCTAAGTACATCAGAAAGAATGAATCAGTCAGTATGTTTAAGCAATTTTCAGTTACTACTACTGAGGCTTTGAATGTACGCCAATCAAGATCTGTGTCATCTAAAAAGTTGGGGCAACTTGCTAAAGGAATTAAAGTGACAGTAATCGGGTCAAAATCAGGCTGGTACACAATCAAGTACAAAGGTAAAACTGGTTACATTTCTTCAAAATATACAAAAAAGACTTCAACAACTCTTAAAGTTCAGTATTACGCTTCTGTAATTTCGACTAAAGCATATGTACGAACTGGTGCATCAACTAAATACAAGGCGGTAGGTACACTGAAAAAAGGAACGAAGGTAGGAGTCTATGGTACTAGCAATGGCTTCTCAAAAATTCTGTTCCAAAAATCGTATCACTTTATCAAATCGTCAGATATTAAAAAGGCTGTCATTTCTTCAAAACCTACAGTTCCTTCGAAACCTACAACTCCTCCAAAAGATACATCTGATAAACCAAGCAATGTATCGGGATATGAGCTGCAAACTGGTAGCTATGCTTTAGCATTGAAATTTGATGAAGTCAATAAAGTAAAAATCTCAAACTCATTTTCTTACGAAACAAAAGTGAAAGAAACAAAGGCAATCGCTGATGCTCTAGGTGCTAAGTCAAACGGATCTGTGATCAATTTGGTAAACACTGTAGATGGGTTTGAATCTTTAGATGATGTTAAGGTTGCCTACGATTTTGCCTACGGCTCGCAAAAATTCAAAATGTATTACTCAAGTGGACGTGATTTACGAATTAAAGAAAGTAAGTACATCATGAAAATCATGTTAAAACCATATCTACCTAATGGCTATGAATCAGTAGTAAATAAATACTTTGACGGTCAATACTACGGTGGAGATGGTTATGGTCCTTATGAAGTTGATGGCTATAAGGTCACTTTCAACGCTGGAAGTATTCGTTTTGAGAAATAA